From Pseudomonas sp. stari2, a single genomic window includes:
- a CDS encoding TonB-dependent siderophore receptor, which yields MKNTTANNKKSPWLPLALALAVNAAMPLAFAADAIHIRAQPLGQALSELGQQTSLQVFFSPDLVAGKQAPAVDGNLSPEDALRQLLQGSGLNYQINEGSVTLSPAPAAAANGPLELGVTDIKVVGDWLGDADAAVVQNHPGARTVIRREAMVEQGAMNVSDVLKRVPGVQVQDSNGTGGSDISLNVGVRGLTSRLSPRSTVLIDGVPAAFAPYGQPQLSMAPISSGNLDSIDVVRGAGSVRYGPQNVGGVINFVTRAIPEKATGEIGTTLETTRYGGWKHIDTAFLGGTADNGMGVALLYSGVNGNGYRERNNGNDIDDVLLKTHWAPTDQDDFSLNFHYYDASADMPGGLTQKQYDDKPYDSVRDYDNFSGRRKDVSFKWIRQIDERTQAEVLTYYTDSFRGSTIAARDQKTLSSYPRSYYTLGIEPRVSRVFDVGPTTQEVSVGYRYLKEAMHEQSSRLALVNNEPVVTKTSDGHVFQDRTGGTEANSVYVDNKIDVGKWTITPGIRFEHINTDWHDRAVLDTAGKRVPEKNRSIESNEPLPALSVMYHLSDAWKLFANYETSFGSLQYFQLGQGGSGDQTANGLEPEKAKTYEIGTRYNDDVWGGEVTLFYIDFDDELQYISNDIGWTNLGATKHQGIEASVHYDMAALDPRLDGLTANAGFTYTRATYEGEIPGFKGRDLPFYSRQVATIGLRYDINRWTYNIDGFAQSKQRSPGTGVNADGSFSNNYITEGTADGQYGDIPGYVTWNVRGGYDFGAQLSNLKLGAGVKNIFDKQYFTRSSDNNSGMYVGAPRTFFVQASVGF from the coding sequence GTGAAAAACACCACTGCCAACAACAAAAAATCCCCTTGGTTACCGCTGGCGCTCGCACTGGCGGTCAACGCTGCGATGCCGCTGGCATTCGCCGCCGATGCCATTCATATCCGCGCGCAGCCACTGGGCCAGGCGCTGAGCGAACTGGGTCAGCAAACCTCGCTGCAGGTGTTTTTCAGCCCGGACCTGGTCGCCGGCAAACAGGCTCCGGCCGTCGATGGCAATCTTTCGCCGGAGGATGCGCTACGCCAGTTGCTGCAGGGCAGTGGCTTGAACTATCAGATCAATGAAGGCTCGGTGACCCTGTCGCCAGCGCCGGCCGCAGCCGCCAACGGCCCGCTGGAACTGGGCGTGACCGACATCAAAGTAGTCGGTGACTGGCTCGGCGATGCTGATGCCGCCGTGGTGCAGAACCATCCGGGCGCGCGGACTGTAATTCGCCGCGAAGCCATGGTCGAGCAGGGCGCAATGAACGTCAGCGACGTCCTCAAGCGTGTGCCGGGTGTGCAGGTGCAGGACTCCAATGGCACCGGTGGCAGCGATATCTCGTTGAACGTCGGCGTACGTGGCCTGACTTCGCGCTTGTCGCCTCGCTCCACCGTACTGATCGACGGCGTGCCGGCAGCGTTCGCGCCGTATGGTCAGCCACAACTGTCGATGGCACCGATTTCCTCCGGCAACCTCGACAGCATCGACGTCGTGCGCGGCGCCGGTTCCGTGCGCTATGGGCCACAGAACGTCGGCGGAGTGATCAACTTCGTGACCCGTGCGATCCCGGAAAAAGCCACCGGTGAAATCGGCACCACCCTGGAAACCACCCGTTATGGCGGCTGGAAGCACATCGACACCGCTTTCCTCGGCGGCACCGCCGACAACGGCATGGGCGTCGCGCTGTTGTACTCCGGCGTCAACGGCAACGGTTACCGCGAGCGTAACAACGGCAACGACATCGACGACGTGCTGCTCAAAACCCACTGGGCGCCGACCGATCAGGACGATTTCAGTCTCAATTTCCACTACTACGATGCCAGCGCCGACATGCCCGGCGGTCTGACGCAGAAGCAGTACGATGACAAGCCGTATGACTCGGTGCGCGACTACGACAACTTCAGCGGCCGCCGCAAGGACGTGTCGTTCAAGTGGATCCGCCAGATCGACGAACGCACCCAGGCCGAAGTGCTGACCTATTACACCGACAGCTTCCGTGGCAGCACCATCGCCGCCCGCGACCAGAAAACCCTGAGCTCGTACCCGCGCTCCTATTACACCCTGGGCATCGAACCACGCGTCTCGCGGGTATTCGATGTCGGCCCGACCACTCAGGAAGTCAGCGTCGGTTATCGCTACCTGAAAGAGGCCATGCACGAGCAGTCGAGCCGTCTGGCGCTGGTCAACAATGAGCCGGTGGTCACCAAGACTTCCGACGGCCATGTGTTCCAGGACCGTACCGGCGGCACCGAGGCCAACTCGGTCTACGTCGACAACAAGATCGACGTCGGCAAATGGACCATCACCCCGGGCATTCGCTTCGAGCACATCAACACCGACTGGCACGACCGCGCCGTGCTCGACACCGCCGGCAAACGCGTGCCGGAGAAAAACCGCAGCATCGAGAGCAACGAACCGCTGCCGGCGCTGAGCGTGATGTATCACCTGTCGGATGCGTGGAAGCTGTTCGCCAACTACGAAACCTCGTTCGGCAGCCTGCAGTATTTCCAACTGGGGCAGGGCGGCTCGGGTGACCAGACGGCCAATGGCCTGGAGCCGGAAAAGGCCAAGACCTACGAGATCGGCACCCGTTACAACGATGATGTGTGGGGCGGTGAAGTGACGCTGTTCTACATCGACTTCGATGACGAGCTGCAATACATCAGCAACGACATAGGCTGGACCAACCTCGGCGCGACCAAACACCAGGGTATCGAGGCTTCGGTGCACTACGACATGGCGGCGCTGGATCCGCGCCTCGATGGCCTGACCGCCAACGCCGGTTTCACCTACACCCGCGCCACGTATGAAGGGGAGATTCCGGGCTTCAAGGGCCGTGACCTGCCGTTCTACTCGCGTCAGGTGGCAACGATCGGCCTGCGCTACGACATCAATCGCTGGACCTACAACATCGACGGTTTCGCCCAATCCAAACAGCGCTCGCCGGGCACCGGCGTGAATGCCGACGGCAGCTTCAGCAACAACTACATCACCGAAGGCACGGCGGACGGTCAGTACGGCGACATCCCGGGTTATGTGACCTGGAACGTTCGCGGAGGCTATGACTTCGGTGCGCAGCTGTCGAACCTGAAGCTCGGCGCGGGGGTGAAAAACATCTTCGACAAGCAGTACTTCACCCGTTCCAGCGACAACAACTCAGGAATGTATGTCGGCGCGCCGCGTACGTTCTTCGTGCAGGCCAGCGTCGGGTTCTGA
- a CDS encoding FecR domain-containing protein — protein sequence MMDTRDCACGQTTVRDEAARWFVRLQEPAVDAEQYRNFEAWLNEHPQHRDEFQLLQGLWTAADLLPAPRLKALCETPPARRERRPLLRYAVAASVVAVALGLGLFSGLNHPAGYSAEFATALGERRHVALPDGSVIDLNSRSRLQVRFEKGRRLIELTEGEAMFSVEHDTSRPFVVEAGSGRVTVTGTRFDVRRDVTQTRVAVEQGTVKVQGRNAPDNEFINLTAGLGTHVDAHGVVAQAYAVNPAELTAWRSGKLVFNNASLSEVVEEVSRYRERPLTVANPTVANLRLTSVFKSDNTDALLKALPNILPVAVRTHADGSQEIISK from the coding sequence ATGATGGATACTCGTGATTGCGCGTGCGGGCAAACAACGGTGCGCGATGAGGCGGCACGCTGGTTTGTGCGTTTGCAGGAGCCTGCTGTCGACGCCGAACAATATCGGAACTTCGAAGCCTGGCTGAACGAACATCCGCAGCACCGAGACGAATTCCAGTTGCTGCAAGGCCTGTGGACGGCGGCGGATCTGCTGCCGGCGCCACGGCTGAAGGCTCTGTGTGAAACCCCGCCGGCGCGTCGTGAGCGCCGTCCGTTGCTGCGGTATGCGGTGGCGGCCAGTGTGGTCGCGGTGGCTCTCGGGCTCGGTCTGTTCAGTGGCTTGAATCACCCGGCAGGTTACAGCGCCGAATTCGCCACGGCGCTGGGCGAGCGTCGCCATGTGGCATTGCCGGACGGCTCGGTGATCGATCTCAACAGCCGCAGCCGCTTGCAGGTGCGTTTCGAGAAAGGTCGGCGGCTCATCGAGCTGACCGAAGGCGAGGCGATGTTCAGCGTCGAACACGATACCTCGCGGCCGTTCGTGGTCGAGGCCGGCAGCGGCAGGGTCACGGTCACCGGTACTCGGTTCGATGTGCGCCGCGACGTGACGCAAACCCGGGTCGCGGTAGAGCAGGGGACGGTCAAGGTGCAGGGGCGGAATGCGCCGGACAACGAGTTCATCAACCTGACGGCCGGCCTCGGCACCCATGTCGATGCCCATGGCGTGGTGGCCCAGGCCTATGCAGTCAACCCGGCGGAACTCACGGCGTGGCGCAGCGGCAAACTGGTGTTCAACAACGCCAGTCTCAGTGAAGTGGTCGAAGAAGTGTCTCGTTATCGCGAGAGGCCGCTGACCGTCGCCAACCCGACGGTGGCCAATCTGCGTCTGACCAGCGTGTTCAAGTCCGACAACACCGACGCCTTGCTCAAGGCCTTGCCGAACATTCTTCCGGTGGCCGTGCGTACCCACGCCGACGGCAGCCAGGAAATAATTTCAAAATAA
- a CDS encoding sigma-70 family RNA polymerase sigma factor, whose product MIPMLPRRPGFLEHYEELIGTWTRRLRNRSQAEDLAHDTFVRVLESDSSAVQQPRAYLHQTARNIAVDGYRREDRRGAMESEAIDLSESPTGDPEHYMHAIQLADSIERALTELPVNCRRIFVWQKIEGLTQAEIAERLGLSKNMVEKYMIRTLRHLRDRLDGAQS is encoded by the coding sequence ATGATTCCCATGCTGCCCCGCAGACCCGGCTTTCTCGAGCATTACGAAGAGTTGATCGGCACCTGGACCCGTCGCCTGCGCAATCGCTCGCAGGCCGAGGATCTGGCGCACGACACCTTTGTGCGTGTGCTCGAATCCGATTCGTCGGCGGTGCAGCAGCCCCGGGCGTATCTGCACCAGACCGCGCGCAACATCGCGGTGGACGGTTATCGGCGTGAGGACCGGCGGGGTGCCATGGAGTCGGAGGCGATCGATCTCAGTGAGTCGCCGACCGGTGACCCGGAGCATTACATGCATGCGATCCAGCTGGCCGATTCCATCGAACGGGCGCTCACGGAGCTTCCGGTCAACTGCCGGCGGATTTTCGTCTGGCAGAAGATCGAAGGCCTGACCCAGGCGGAAATCGCCGAGCGCCTGGGCCTGTCCAAGAACATGGTGGAAAAGTATATGATCCGCACCCTGCGGCATCTGCGTGATCGCCTGGACGGGGCGCAATCATGA